The sequence acttgaGATATTAGGGTTAGGTCTGCCGGCACAGTTCCTGCCTTTCAGGAACTTTAACATTTCCCAACTGTTCACATAATTAGCTTTCCAGTtacaattctggcaagtgtgatgAAGAAATAATGAGCTGGgagcagtggcccacacctggaatcccagcggctctgaaggctgacacaggaggatcgatcgggagttcagagccagcctcagcaaaaagtgaggcgctaagcaactcagtgagactctgtctctaaataaaattcaaaatagggctggggatgtgtctgagtggttgagtgcccctgagttcaaaccccagtgtggaaaagaaagggagggagggagggagggagggagggaaggaaggaaggaaggaaggaaaagaaagaatcgTTTCCAAATAATCATAGCTCACATACTAACATATGAACTCTACTTTTTGCAACAACCTCTTGGACACAGTACTATCATGTATGCATTTTACTGAGGAAAAAAATGAGGACACAGATGGAGTAAGCTGCCTTGTGTGATGGTGCTAAGATTTGAACCATGAGGGGACCCCTGCAATCTGCACCAGGAGCCACTTCACactctgtttttctattttcataagaaaaaaaaaaaaaaaagcatggaaaAGGAGACCTGGCAAGTCCAGGGGACTTCAGGGAAGAAATCAGCTGAGACCTAAAAATGAGATAGAATTAAGCAGACCAAGAGGGGAAAGGGCATTCCAGGAAACGGAAATGTCATGAGCAAAAGCCAAGAGATAGGATGAGAGTAAGGGAATGAAGATTCCAGCTGTAGATGTGGACAGGGACCAAGTCATGTCGAAATCAACATAAAGAGCTATgagaaattattaagaaattcaaGGGGTTAATACAGGCCGATTTGTATTTGGATATCACTCTGAAGGTTGTTTAGAGAACTAATGAAGTGAATTGATGATGGTGATTACACAGAGGAATCAGCTGGGTCAAGGTCTCCTTCCCTGAATGGTGAAGAGTAGGGAATAGAGCAGGTAGCGCACTAGATCTCAGAAGCCTGGCCAGGAACCTTAAAGGCGCAAATGAGGTGGAATCTGAGGAGGTGCTTGGTAGGCTGGAGGGGTCCCAAGATTGGGTGACCTTGTCCTTCTAGGATTCGGGGGCGGGGCTCCAGATGGGCGGGATCTGGGCCGTCCGGGACCCCGCCTCTGAGGATAGAGCTGGTCCAGGCAGGGCGGGGCTCGGGGCGGGCTGGCCAGGAGGTAGGCACCCGCGGCCACGCCGCGCTAGCGGGTACATTCCTGGCTCTCCCGCCTGGGGCGGAGGAGCTCGCGCGCTGAGTCTTCGGACCCCGCCAGGCGCGGGGGTCGTGGACGGCCCGAGCTGGGAGCAGGAAGGCGAAGGAGTCAAGTGAACCGGGACCCTGTGCCGGGAACTGAGCCACACAGTATCTAGGTGAGCTGAGCTCCCGGGCTGCGCTCCCAGCCGCCAGGGGGCGAGACGCGGCGGGGCTCGGGCGACTGCCCCCTCCCAGCACAGGGGACCTGGGAGTCCACTCGGCTGGGGTGGGTGGTGGACGGGGCGGTAAATCAGTAACCCGCAGGGCACACAGGGCCTTTTGTCCGTTTCCGTCCAAAGAGCACCCTGGCCGCGGAGCTGGTTACTTATTGCTCACCGGGGCGGGGGCGGGCCAGCTGTCTCCACTGCTGCAGATGGGGACCCGCTGACTTGCACCTCCCCCCGAGGCTGACCAGGTGTGGGAGGGCGGGGGTGAGAGCGCGCTCGTCCTTGAGCCTCTGACCGTCTGCGCACTGGGCGGAGAGATGAGGAAACCAACGCTCCTAGAGGTGCAGTTATTTACCCAGGCGCCTCCAGCGCCGGAGTGCGAGGCTGAGGGAAAACCCAGAACCGCCTTCCTGCCAGAGTCCTGTCACCCAGCTGCACGTGCCGGGCAATGGGTCAGAGGCCCGCAACCCCGGTGACCCGGCTAAGGACTCTGAGGTTGTAAGGTCAGAGCAgtcttgagagtgggaataaagcCCAAGGAGCAACCCTACCCGACTCCGAGCCGTAGCTTGGGACCGGGACAACTACTTTGCCTGGTTATCAGAGTGTGGTGGCGCAGGGTGTACAGAGGAGGGAGAAACTGAACTTGGGGGTGGGCTGGGCTCCTCGCATCTGAGACAGTTGGCCAAGAAGAATCAGAGGCATAAAGATATAAGCAAGACAGCAAATGTCTCCAGTTCTGAAAGCACCTGAAGGGGCTGAAGGGATAGATAGTGGAACAAAAAGGTGGACAAGGACAGAGAAGGAGGCCTAGGATGCTGGGTGAACAGTGTGGACTGGATCTGCTGGACACAGGTAGCTCCTTAAGAGCTTATAAGCTTCAGAGATGACATGATTGATTTGTATTTGTTTAAATCCCTGCTTGAGGGTGAAGGCTGAAGAACCCAGGAAGAATATTTGTGAAGTCCGGAAGCTACAAACACCATGACCAGCTGTGGATAGGGAGTAAGGGACTTGGGATAGACTGGAGAGGGATTGCAAAGGCAGAATGGACTAGAAGTATAGTAGCAGTGGTTAAGGAGAAGCCAGTGTGATGGGCTTCCTGGACAGGTTCCCAGTTGAGAACAGTGTGGAAGGCATCTAAGAATCATGCTCAGGCCAGGAACAGTGAGACGCATCTGTGTCCCAGCTCCTCCAGAGGCTAAAGCAGAAGGattcaagtttgaggtcagccttggcaacttagtgagaccatctcaaaataaaaaagctggTGATGTCACtcagggtagagcacttgcctatcaagtCTGAGTTCCtcagttcaatctccagcaccacaaaaatgtaaaaaaaaaaaataaataaatagaattatgCTCTGCTACAGAAACCCTAGTGCCACCTGGGTGTTATCCATCCCCAGGAAGCAGCCAATAAATAGGTCCCTGAAACTACACTGGTCACCACATCCCCCGATCAAGCTGAGACTCAGTTCTGAGTCTTATTTTTGGTAGATAGAGATGTCTTCTGTAGCATTTGGAAGAGGTTAACAAGATGGGGTGAATGTGTATATCACACCTGACAGGAGGAGTTTCAGAACCAGACAAGACTGGCTGAGGCAGACCTACAGTGATGGATGAACATTCCTAGGGAGAGGAATGGGGAGAACATTGCATGCACATTCTGTGTGCCCGATCCCTACATACATTATCTCTTTTATCTTCAGACCAGGCCTgtgaggattgtggctcagagaggGACAAAGACAGGGACTTACAAATTGGCAAAAATCAGGATTACAGCTTGGCATTGTCTGACACCTAAAGTCTACCTTCTTTACAAAAccaggctggagatgtagctcagtggtaaaatacttGTTTAGCattcacgaggccctgggttccatccccagcacaaccaccaccaccaccacaacaacaaaaaaactatgTTGCCTCAGATAGAGTTGTGGGGCCCAAAAGCAGAAGTATCCCTAAAATGCATTTCTGGTTCAGCATGAGCAAGAATGTCCTGCTTGACCTGGAATGTGCTGCCTTGTTAGTTATGAGCGCCCAGCCATTGGAGGGTTCCAAAGCTGGATGTGGCTCTGTCAATCATGCTATTAGGAGTAAGTCAGATTAGATAGCATCCACATGCTGAAGTTTGCCCTTGTGTTATATTTTACTTCCCCCCACTTTGGCTTTTCAGCAATAAATTCCTTTAttcagcaaaaaagaaaaaatagataatGGATGCTGAGAGCAAGCATAAGATATGTCTCCATCTCTGCTTCCCTCCAAGCAAAGAATTCCCAAACTGTTCTTTCTGTGAATTTATGCCAGCGTCTCAGCAGGACCCAAGGAGAGCAGGAAGCCCAGCTCTGCCCCCCTGCAGAACTTCTTGGACTCTGGCAATGACAGAACTTTTCCCCCTCTCTGCCCTGCTCCCCAAGCCTGACTGGGGACTTGAATGAGTCTGTGGACCATTttctgtctcagtttcctcatctgcaaaataagGGAATTGTGCCAACAAAGTCTGATGGAGTAACAGCTCTTTTTCCTCCTGTTTTAGGAAGACAGTTGGTGGAAAGTCTAGCCTAGGTCCCTGAGAGCAGCAGGAAGGAGATGCAGCTGCTGTTGGCCCTGTTTGGAGTCCTGCTGGGGGCACCCAGGGCTCCAGCCTTGTCCCTAGAGGCCTCTGAGGAAACGGAGCTGGGTATGACCTCTAAAGTGGGTGAGGGTGGCAGGATGCGTGGGCAATAGGAGGGGACTGCTGACTGAGTAAAGCTGGAGAGgatcctggccctggccctgaaaAGGTGGTGCAGGGCAGGGCTCAACTACTGAGACTCAGAGTCTGGCTCCCAGCAAGCATCCATCTATCTCTGTCTCCAAGAGAGGACTGGCCTTGCTGGGCtacagagccagtggtgagccccttggctgtgtgtgtgtatgtgtgttttctgTGTACTTGGGTATGGCTTGGAACATACAGTCAGCATGTGTGCTGTATGCTCTGAGTGTGATATGCTCCAGAAGTGTGATGTGTGTGTGCCCTGTATATGGCACCTATAGCATGtgcccagtgtgtgtgtgtcttgtacAGTGGCATATGTAGCATGTGTGCCAAGTACTTTGTATATGACATGCCCTAGAAATGTGGCATTTACTCTGTGCATAGCATCTGTAGCATgtggtcgtgtgtgtgtgtgtgtgtgtgtgtgtgtgtgtgtagaggcaGCAGCTTGACCAGCATGTATCCAAGGTGCTTTTGTCCCGGGTGTGCAGCGTGTTCTTCATATGCAGGGGCTGCCTAGGGTGGCACTGTGGGGCTCACTGGCTTTTACCCTCTGCCTTTAGAGCCCTGCTTGGCCCCCAGCCTGGAGCAGAAAGAGCAGGAGCTGACGGTGGCACTTGGGCACCCTCTGAGGCTGTGCTGTGGGAGGGCCGAGCGTGGTGGCCACTGGTATAAGGAGGGTAGTCGCCTGGCACCTGCTGGCCGAGTACGGGGCTGGAGGGGCCGCCTGGAGATTGCCAGCTTTCTACCAGAGGATGCTGGCCACTACCTCTGCCTAGCACGTGGCTCTATGACTGTCCTGCACAATCTCACCTTGGTTGCGGATGGTAAGAGGGTCTGGCAGGGGTTATAAGGTACATGGGGACTAAAACCTCCCTTCTTGGATCTCAGAAGACTTCCTCTGTCCATGATATAGACTCCTTGACCTCCAGCAATGATGACAAGGACCCCACGGCCCACAGGGACTCCTCGAATGTGCACATTTACCACCAGCAAGGTTGGTATGAGTCCTTAAGGATTCATGTCCCCACTGTGGCCCATTCCTTACTGTGTGGGCGCTAGTGATCATCACAGGGGCACAAACTActacctccctccctttctcctccaGCACCCTACTGGACACACCCCCAACGCATGGAGAAGAAACTGCATGCAGTGCCTGCTGGGAACACAGTCAAGTTCCGCTGTCCAGCTGCAGGCAACCCCATGCCCACCATCCGCTGGCTCAAGGATGGACAGGACTTCCATGGGGAAAATCGCATAGGAGGCATTCGAGTGAGTCTTCTGGCTTCCAAGGCCATCTGCTCCCCCATTTTCATCATccctcatgtataaataaatctcACAGGGAAGTTCAAGTTCCTACTCTGCTATTGTCTGCCAAGTGATTTGACCTTTTAGCCTTAGCAACTCCATCTGTAAAGTGGGAAGACTCGTTGACCAGTAGGTATCAATAAGCCTTAGCATCTCAATCTCAGGATGAGACCATCCAGAGTCACCTCTGTGCTCTGATAGGAAGCTGAGACTCCCATCAGGCAAAGACTGGCACCGGGTAGGAGAGGTTGAGAAAGGTAGAGCTAAAAACTCAAAAAGATTAAAACCCAGGGCTCCGATACTTCTCAGACTctctttcttccaagggtccctgacctTGGCTTGACTCTCTTCAGGGCCTAGGTAGCTCAAGAACAGCCCTGTGGACAGGATTAGCTTTCTCCTGCCCTGGCCCTCCAAGGTAGATATTGTTTAACCGTCCCATATGAGTATTTCCTTTGCCCTCAGCTGCGCCACCAGCACTGGAGCCTGGTGATGGAAAGTGTGGTGCCCTCAGACCGTGGCACATACACTTGCCTCGTAGAGAACTCTCTGGGCAGCATCCGCTACAGCTATTTGCTGGATGTGCTGGGTGAGTGACTGGGCTGGGAAGGTGTGTGTTGAGAAGGGGTATTGACTGCCTTAGGTTCAGTCCTGTCCTTGGGGAAACCCAGGCTAGCAGACAAATTGGCTCAGTCTTAGATGAGTCAAGTAGCTCAAAGTGACTGATGGGACAGAGAGAAGCACAAGGGTTATGCAGGCCTGACTTGCCTAGAGGAAAAGTGAGAAAGACATTCAGGGAGAGGGCATGTGCTgaggggtgcagtggtgcatgcctataatctcggcAGTCTGagaggatgagacaggaggatcacagagttcaaagccagcctcagcaatggcaaggtgctaagcaactcagtgagaccctgtctctaaataaaatacaaaatagggctggggatatgtggcttagtagttgagtgcccctgagttcagtccccagtaccctaAAAAAAAAAGGGCCTGAGTGCCAACAAGGCAGTGCCTTGTGGGGAAGTCTATCTCTGGGGTATAGTATTGCATAGGGAGGCAGATTAGAAGGTTCTCAAAGTTAGGCTGAGAAGTTATCCTGGACCCAAAGGAAAAAGGAAACCATGGAAGGTTTCAGGAGATAGACCAGGTCTAAGCTGCATGTCAGGAAGGTTGTCCTCTTAAGCTCTGGGAAGGATTGAGGAAGATAAACAGGGTGATTCTAGGTGCCACTGGTCAGGGTTGACGTCCCGGCCTGGCCCCCAGAGCGGTCCCCGCACCGGCCCATCCTGCAGGCGGGGCTCCCAGCCAACACCACAGCTGTGGCGGGCAGTGACGTGGAGCTGTTGTGCAAGGTGTACAGCGATGCCCAGCCCCACATCCAGTGGCTGAAGCACATCGTCATCAATGGCAGCAGCTTCGGAGCTGACGGCTTCCCCTATGTGCAAGTCCTCAAGGTGCAATTCCTACCAGTATCTGGACCCTGTCCTCCTAGTTGCCCTTTCAGTTACAGTGTGGGCCCAGGCCTGCTGTGACCCCTGATTGTGTCTCCTGACCCCAGACAGCAGACATTAACAGCTCAGAGGTGGAGGTCCTTTACCTCCGGAATGTGTCAGCTGAGGACGCAGGCGAGTACACCTGCTTGGCAGGCAACTCCATTGGCCTCTCCTACCAGTCAGCCTGGCTCACAGTGCTGCCAGGTAAGCTCCTGAGGGAGCTGGGAGTTCCTGCAGAATCCCACTGTGATCCCAGAGTGGGCTCTGGACTTTTGGGTGGGCTGTCTGTCTTGGTTTGTGGGGTCTGGGCTTGGGATGCGGTGTGCGGATTTCTGTTTGCTTGCAGTGTTGGGGATGGACCCCAGAGCCTTGTATatgctaggcaggcgctctaccactaagccacacccagAGCCAAGATTTGTGTGTTTAATTTTACTGCATATGACTATGTGGCCCTCGGGGGTTTGGGTCACATATACCTACACCTGATGTAACTGCAGCTTTCTCAGTATATCCCTATATGTATTGGCAGCCATGAGGACCTGAGTTGGGATCAGGGTTTGGTCAGTCTGACTACTGACCAGTCATTTTCTCTCTGTGTTTGTCCATCTGCGAGGGTAGAAGAGGACCTCACGTGGACAGCAACAGTGCCAGAGGCCAGGTATACAGACATCATCCTGTATGCATCAGGCTCCCTGGCTTTAGCTGTGCTCCTGCTGCTGGCCGGGCTGTATCGCGGGCAGGCACTCCACAGCCAGCACTCCCGCCAGCCTGCCACCGTGCAAAAGCTGTCCCGTTTCCCTTTGGGCCGACAGGTACCATTGCCCGTCCCCCATTCCCATTCTCCTAAGGCTCTCAGCCTGACCCCAGGAAACAGGGCCAAGTCTCCCACTTTGCAGTTCTCCCTGGAGTCGGGCTCCTCAGGCAAATCAAGCTCATCCCTGGTGCGAGGCGTCCGGCTCTCCTCCAGCGGCCCTCCCTTGCTCGCTGGCCTCGTGAATCTAGACCTTCCTCTTGATCCACTGTGGGAGTTCCCCCGGGACAGGTACATAAGTAGAGTGAGGATGGGGGTGTAAGCTCCAGAGTGACACCCAGGGTCTGAGGCTGGGCTTTCTTGATCTCTAGGCTGGTGCTCGGGAAGCCCCTAGGTGAGGGCTGCTTCGGGCAGGTGGTGCGCGCAGAAGCCTTCGGCATGGACCCTGCCCAGCCTGACCAAACCAGCACTGTGGCTGTCAAGATGCTCAAAGGTACACGTGCGTGGCAGCCTGTCGGGGGGAGGCACTATGGTGCTGGGACTAACAGAAGGAGCTCACAGTGCTGCCTGTGAGTACTGGGGCCCCTGGGATCCTGGTATCCAAGTGACTCTGGCAAGTCATTTCCCCCTAGTGTTACATTGGGTTACATGATAGTTCCTACCCTTAGGTTCATGGAAAAGTGCCTGCAACACAGTCAGGTCTCAGTAAATCTTAACCACTGGAGTGAGAGAGGCTTGATATCCCCCTTGAGCTCTGACCTGTGTCAGTCATCCTTGACCTCATATCTCATTTCCCATGGGTCCCCTAAAAATACCCTTAGTACCCCCAGACTATTTCTAGGTCTGTCTCCTTTAGGACAGGAGAATAGCTTCTCTGCTTAAAAGTCCCGGACCTCAAGTAGGAGCCTTAGATGTTTTGCAGGGCCCACTTGGAACTTGCCCACTCAGGCCTTTTCCTGCTGTCTCCTAATTCCCTCTGCAAGAATGACCCAAATCACTCACTgctgctctctcctcctctctgcaCAGCTGGGGCCACCTGGTACTTTCTGGGAGGCAGAGATTGAGAAATATGTCTTATGATATTGTTGTGTATGTTGTTGGAAGGAGTGTCATGTCATTGTCGCAGGGCCACAGGTCAGCCTGGGGCTCAGGCCCTGGTCCTCAGCCTCCTTAAGAAAAGCTGGAACAGCCTTCTTCCCAGCTTTCCCTAGCTGCATCCTGCCAGCAGTTCCCTGAATTCCCAGACCAGATGAACACTAGGTCCTGGTCAGACAGACCTCAGGGCGCCAGCCTGCTTCCCACCCCCAGGAGCTCTCACCCTGTTTAGGGATCAGTGCCAACCCCTCCAGACACAGCTTCCTTCCTGTTTGGCGCTTTCCCCACTCTCTCCCATTTCCTGGGTCTGCTCACTAGAAAGCCTGCCTCTTTCAAATCCTTGATCTTGCATCCTCGAAACTACTGTGAGAGGTGGGGTGTGATCTATTCTTCTGTTTCATACAAGACAAACCTGACATTCAGAGTGgttcttgggattgaacccaggccatgcacatgctaggcaagtgctcaatgAATGTGTTACGTCCCCAACCTGGGAGACTTGGTCAAGGCCATGCAGCCTAGTGGGGATTCAGGCCCAGATCCCACCTGAGCTCTGGTCCACTGCTCCTTGACCTGTCCCCAGCCCAGTAGCCTCACTTGCATAGTGGCAGGGTACCTGCCTCACCCCAACTGTTGCCCTTGCAGACAATGCCTCCGACAAGGACTTGGCGGACCTGGTCTCTGAGATGGAAGTGATGAAGCTGATCGGCCGACACAAGAACATCATAAATCTGCTGGGTGTCTGCacccaggaaggtggggcaggggccaggcaagttcgagaccagcctgggcaattagtgagaccctgtcccaaaatacaaaataaaatggactggagacatagctcagtggtagagtactttgcatagcacatgtgaggccctgggttccatccccagttctGCAGGGAAAAAACCAACCTGCCGGAGTCTGTGCCCAGGAGGGTGGGGCATTTGGGAAACGCAGCCATAGCCTTTGCAGCCCTTCTGTCCCCTTACCATTTGCCTTTCCTCGCAGGTCCCCTATATGTGATCGTAGAGTGTGCTGCCAAAGGAAACCTTCGGGAGTTCCTCCGGGCCCGCCGCCCCCCAGGCCCTGACCTCAGCCCTGATGGGCCCCGGAGCAGTGAGGGGCCTCTCTCCTTCCCAGCTCTGGTCTCCTGCGCCTATCAGGTGGCCCGAGGCATGCAGTATTTGGAGTCTCGGAAGGTGCGAGCTACAATCAGAGCCCTGGACCCCTCTAACTTCACCCCCACTCTCTCATGCTGCTGACATTAAATGTCCCCAACTTCCAACTACTTCCTCCTTCTCATGACCCTGTCTAAATGACTGCAAGTCCTTCACAACCTTCCCCCTTCATATACAGTTGCCCTGCAGGCCCACATTCATTCCTCCCTCACCTGTTCCCTATCCTACAGGTGAGGGAGGGAAGCAGTGATGCAGAGAGAAGGTGTGGCCCTGAGTTGGATGCTTTAGGTTCCCTTCCTTGAATTTTGACTTCTTTCTCTATAAAATGGGTGGGCAAGCCCAG is a genomic window of Callospermophilus lateralis isolate mCalLat2 chromosome 5, mCalLat2.hap1, whole genome shotgun sequence containing:
- the Fgfr4 gene encoding fibroblast growth factor receptor 4 yields the protein MQLLLALFGVLLGAPRAPALSLEASEETELEPCLAPSLEQKEQELTVALGHPLRLCCGRAERGGHWYKEGSRLAPAGRVRGWRGRLEIASFLPEDAGHYLCLARGSMTVLHNLTLVADDSLTSSNDDKDPTAHRDSSNVHIYHQQAPYWTHPQRMEKKLHAVPAGNTVKFRCPAAGNPMPTIRWLKDGQDFHGENRIGGIRLRHQHWSLVMESVVPSDRGTYTCLVENSLGSIRYSYLLDVLERSPHRPILQAGLPANTTAVAGSDVELLCKVYSDAQPHIQWLKHIVINGSSFGADGFPYVQVLKTADINSSEVEVLYLRNVSAEDAGEYTCLAGNSIGLSYQSAWLTVLPEEDLTWTATVPEARYTDIILYASGSLALAVLLLLAGLYRGQALHSQHSRQPATVQKLSRFPLGRQFSLESGSSGKSSSSLVRGVRLSSSGPPLLAGLVNLDLPLDPLWEFPRDRLVLGKPLGEGCFGQVVRAEAFGMDPAQPDQTSTVAVKMLKDNASDKDLADLVSEMEVMKLIGRHKNIINLLGVCTQEGPLYVIVECAAKGNLREFLRARRPPGPDLSPDGPRSSEGPLSFPALVSCAYQVARGMQYLESRKCIHRDLAARNVLVTEDNVMKIADFGLARGVHHIDYYKKTSNGRLPVKWMAPEALFDRVYTHQSDVWSFGILLWEIFTLGGSPYPGIPVEELFSLLREGHRMDRPPNCPPELYGLMRECWHAAPSQRPTFKQLVEALDKVLLAVSEEYLDLRLTFGPYSPSSADTSSTCSSNDSVFSHEPLPLEPSPFSFPGVQT